In one Thioclava sp. ES.031 genomic region, the following are encoded:
- a CDS encoding heme biosynthesis protein HemY, which translates to MIWSFIKIALFLIVVAAATLGLAHLAEMTGGLRITTLGMEFTLGPLQAVIAAIILFIAVWIVIRVVGLVVAFLRFLAGDETAITRYFDRHRERKGYQALSEGLLAAASGEGKLAMSKAAKAERYLQRPELTNLLTAQAAEASGDSKKATEVYKRLLADDRTRFVGIRGLLRQKLEEGDTETALKLAQKAYAIKPRHREVQDTLLGLQTETGDWKGAREILQAKMRQGELPRDVHKRRDAVLALQEAKGVWQEGASVEAREAAISAAKASPDLVPAVVMAARAYIDKGKKGAAERILRKAWEVRPHPDLATAFAEITPDETPEARLKRFSKLLSSRPDHEETRLLKAELNIAAEDFPAARRALGDLVETHPTARSLTIMAAVERGEGAEDVVVRGWLARALTAPRGPQWCCDKCQNIQSEWTPICDNCGGFDTLSWREPQQAQSPLPHGAEMLPLIVGKPSAEPSPKKEDEAEDAPIQDAEIVDPPKEEGEAASASKETQSGTATA; encoded by the coding sequence ATGATCTGGTCATTCATCAAAATCGCGCTGTTTCTGATTGTCGTCGCCGCGGCGACCCTGGGCCTCGCGCATCTCGCCGAGATGACGGGCGGTCTGCGGATCACGACGCTCGGTATGGAATTCACCTTGGGGCCGCTGCAGGCGGTGATCGCGGCGATCATCCTCTTCATCGCGGTCTGGATCGTGATCCGGGTCGTCGGTCTGGTGGTCGCCTTCCTGCGCTTCCTCGCGGGCGACGAAACCGCGATTACCCGCTATTTCGACCGGCATCGTGAACGCAAAGGCTATCAGGCTCTGTCCGAAGGGCTGCTCGCAGCCGCATCCGGCGAGGGCAAGCTCGCCATGTCGAAAGCGGCGAAGGCCGAGCGCTATCTGCAACGCCCGGAGCTGACCAACCTTCTCACCGCGCAGGCGGCGGAAGCCTCGGGCGACTCGAAGAAAGCGACCGAAGTTTACAAACGGCTCCTTGCCGATGACCGCACGCGGTTCGTGGGGATTCGCGGGCTGCTGCGCCAGAAGCTCGAAGAGGGCGATACCGAAACGGCGCTGAAGCTCGCGCAGAAAGCCTATGCGATCAAGCCGCGTCACCGTGAAGTTCAGGATACGCTTCTGGGTCTGCAGACCGAAACGGGCGACTGGAAAGGCGCGCGGGAGATTTTGCAGGCGAAGATGCGTCAGGGCGAATTGCCGCGTGACGTCCATAAGCGCCGCGATGCTGTCCTCGCGCTGCAAGAGGCCAAGGGCGTCTGGCAGGAAGGCGCGAGCGTCGAGGCGCGCGAAGCCGCGATTTCGGCTGCCAAAGCGTCGCCCGATCTGGTGCCTGCCGTCGTGATGGCGGCGCGCGCCTATATCGACAAGGGCAAGAAAGGCGCGGCGGAACGCATCCTGCGCAAGGCTTGGGAAGTGCGGCCGCATCCGGATCTTGCGACCGCTTTCGCGGAGATTACCCCGGATGAGACGCCGGAAGCACGGCTGAAGCGATTCTCGAAGCTGCTTTCGAGCCGTCCCGATCATGAGGAAACCCGCCTTCTGAAAGCGGAACTGAACATCGCGGCCGAAGACTTCCCGGCGGCGCGCCGGGCGCTGGGCGATCTCGTCGAAACCCATCCGACGGCCCGGTCGCTGACGATCATGGCGGCGGTCGAGCGTGGCGAAGGGGCGGAGGATGTCGTCGTGCGCGGGTGGTTGGCCCGAGCCCTGACTGCGCCGCGCGGTCCGCAATGGTGCTGCGATAAATGTCAGAATATTCAGTCCGAATGGACGCCTATCTGCGACAATTGCGGTGGCTTCGACACGCTCAGCTGGCGCGAACCGCAACAGGCGCAGTCGCCGCTGCCGCATGGGGCGGAGATGCTGCCCTTGATCGTGGGCAAGCCGAGTGCCGAACCCTCGCCCAAGAAAGAGGATGAAGCCGAAGACGCCCCCATTCAGGACGCGGAAATCGTCGATCCGCCGAAGGAGGAAGGCGAGGCTGCAAGCGCATCGAAGGAGACGCAAAGCGGAACTGCGACAGCTTGA
- a CDS encoding COG4223 family protein, giving the protein MIGAGVAIWAIPNLPPQLAGLLPTAPAPVDEAAIQAKLDDQSKQIGQLSEEIATLKSSQPPAPDLSGVQSALDQVNAEIRANKSALEDLKTQIASLQTDTGGSAAQAEIEAAAKAAEARIKEAEAQAQSLKSQSEAAAKAAMTQAAAARVKAALDAGTSLDAPLADLRDAGVEIPAALSGDIPSLQSLQSSFPDAARAALQAARRTETGGSISDRVGAFLLAQTGARSVAPKEGDSADAVLSRAQAGVDRGALSEALDEIAKLPDPAQEAMSDWVNQAKARVAALDAANQLGATQ; this is encoded by the coding sequence TTGATCGGAGCGGGTGTCGCGATCTGGGCGATCCCGAATCTGCCGCCGCAGCTTGCGGGATTGCTGCCGACCGCGCCGGCCCCGGTGGACGAGGCGGCTATTCAAGCCAAACTCGATGACCAATCGAAGCAAATCGGCCAACTCTCCGAAGAGATCGCGACCCTGAAGTCGTCGCAGCCGCCTGCGCCGGACCTGTCTGGCGTGCAAAGCGCGCTCGATCAGGTCAATGCGGAGATCCGGGCGAATAAATCTGCGCTGGAAGATCTGAAAACGCAGATCGCGTCGCTGCAGACCGACACTGGCGGCAGCGCGGCGCAAGCCGAGATCGAAGCGGCCGCGAAAGCCGCCGAAGCCCGGATCAAAGAAGCCGAAGCGCAGGCGCAGAGCCTGAAATCGCAAAGCGAAGCTGCCGCCAAGGCGGCAATGACGCAGGCTGCGGCCGCGCGCGTGAAAGCGGCGCTGGATGCGGGCACTTCGCTCGATGCACCGCTGGCCGATCTGCGTGACGCGGGTGTCGAAATACCGGCGGCGCTCAGTGGCGACATTCCGAGCCTGCAGTCGCTGCAATCGAGCTTCCCGGATGCCGCGCGGGCAGCGCTTCAGGCGGCGCGCCGCACCGAGACGGGTGGCTCGATCAGCGATCGCGTCGGCGCCTTCCTTCTGGCTCAGACCGGGGCACGCTCGGTCGCGCCGAAAGAGGGCGATAGCGCGGATGCGGTTCTGTCGCGCGCGCAGGCCGGTGTCGACCGGGGGGCCTTGTCCGAGGCGCTCGACGAGATCGCGAAACTGCCCGACCCCGCGCAGGAGGCGATGTCCGACTGGGTGAACCAGGCGAAAGCAAGGGTGGCTGCGCTCGACGCGGCCAACCAGCTTGGCGCGACGCAATAA